In Labilithrix sp., a single genomic region encodes these proteins:
- the pap gene encoding polyphosphate:AMP phosphotransferase, producing the protein MFESAEMRHEVNQKTYDKDIETLREALLDAQYEMLDDKSFPVIVLVNGVDGAGKGETVNLLQEWLDPRHVRSTAFGAPTEAERLRPPMWRFWSALPPKGKIGVLFGSWYTNPINERVESRTDDRGLDVELEAIRHFEQVLVDDGTVLVKLWFHLSKKAQKKRLKELEADKLTRWRVTKADWASFEKYDRFRRVSAHALRETSTGAAPWLVIDGANEKYRTLTVGRALLAAIRGRLGATPKSKTNGKATGARAMPASAVSMLNTIDTTGLLKNLDYSRALQKDDYKKRLKRAQETLGRLSRHRGMQKHSIVLVFEGMDAGGKGGAIRRITQAIDARMYHVIPIAAPTEEERAQPYLWRFWRQVPRLGRFVIFDRSWYGRVLVERVEGFATEDAWSRAYREINEFEEQLSQSGYVVAKFWLAVTKEEQMKRFKEREATKRKQFKITAEDWRNRKKWDDYVVAASDMIDRTSTAYAPWTTVEANDKYYARVKVLETLTQRLKDTF; encoded by the coding sequence ATGTTCGAGTCCGCGGAGATGCGCCACGAGGTCAACCAGAAGACCTATGACAAGGACATCGAGACGCTGCGCGAGGCGCTCCTCGACGCGCAGTACGAGATGCTCGACGACAAGTCGTTCCCCGTGATCGTCCTCGTGAACGGCGTCGACGGCGCGGGGAAGGGCGAGACGGTGAACCTCCTCCAGGAGTGGCTCGATCCGCGGCACGTCCGCAGCACCGCGTTCGGCGCGCCGACGGAGGCGGAGCGGCTCCGCCCACCGATGTGGCGCTTCTGGAGCGCGCTCCCGCCGAAGGGCAAGATCGGCGTCCTCTTCGGCAGCTGGTACACGAACCCGATCAACGAGCGGGTGGAGAGCCGCACCGACGACCGCGGGCTCGACGTCGAGCTCGAAGCGATCCGGCACTTCGAGCAGGTCCTCGTCGACGACGGCACCGTCCTCGTGAAGCTCTGGTTTCACCTCTCGAAGAAGGCGCAGAAGAAGCGGCTCAAGGAGCTCGAGGCCGACAAGCTCACGCGCTGGCGCGTCACGAAGGCGGACTGGGCGAGCTTCGAGAAGTACGATCGCTTCCGCCGCGTGTCGGCCCACGCGCTCCGCGAGACGAGCACCGGCGCCGCGCCGTGGCTCGTGATCGACGGCGCGAACGAGAAGTACCGCACCCTCACGGTCGGGCGCGCGCTCCTCGCCGCCATCCGCGGGCGGCTCGGCGCGACGCCGAAGTCCAAGACGAACGGGAAGGCGACGGGCGCGCGCGCGATGCCGGCGTCGGCGGTGTCGATGCTGAACACGATCGACACGACCGGGCTCCTCAAGAACCTCGACTACTCGCGCGCGCTCCAGAAGGACGACTACAAGAAGCGCCTCAAGCGCGCGCAGGAGACCCTCGGGCGCCTCTCGCGCCACCGCGGGATGCAGAAGCACTCCATCGTCCTCGTGTTCGAGGGCATGGACGCCGGCGGCAAGGGCGGCGCGATCCGGCGCATCACGCAGGCGATCGACGCGCGCATGTACCACGTCATCCCGATCGCCGCGCCGACGGAGGAGGAGCGCGCGCAGCCGTACCTCTGGCGCTTCTGGCGTCAGGTCCCGCGCCTCGGCCGCTTCGTCATCTTCGATCGCTCGTGGTACGGGCGCGTCCTCGTCGAGCGCGTCGAGGGCTTCGCGACGGAGGACGCGTGGTCGCGCGCGTACCGCGAGATCAACGAGTTCGAGGAGCAGCTCTCGCAGAGCGGCTACGTCGTCGCGAAGTTCTGGCTCGCGGTGACGAAAGAAGAGCAGATGAAGCGCTTCAAGGAGCGCGAGGCGACGAAGCGGAAGCAGTTCAAGATCACGGCCGAGGACTGGCGCAACCGGAAGAAGTGGGACGACTACGTCGTCGCCGCGAGCGACATGATCGACCGCACGAGCACCGCCTACGCGCCGTGGACGACGGTCGAGGCGAACGACAAGTACTACGCGCGGGTGAAGGTCCTCGAGACCCTCACCCAGCGCCTCAAGGACACGTTCTGA
- a CDS encoding RNA-binding protein codes for MSSRLYVGNLSYDTDTETLRQAFSASGEVTDAHVVMDRESGRSRGFGFVTMATPDLAKKAIETMNGTMLDGRAIRVNEAEERPRGGGGGFGGPRSDRGGGGFGGGGGGRGGGGFGGGGGGFDGSRGRGGGRGGGGGDFGGGRGGGGRGARGR; via the coding sequence ATGAGCTCGCGCCTCTACGTAGGAAACCTCTCCTACGACACCGATACGGAGACGCTCCGTCAGGCCTTTTCCGCGAGTGGCGAAGTTACCGACGCCCACGTCGTGATGGACCGCGAGAGCGGCCGTTCGCGTGGCTTCGGCTTCGTCACGATGGCGACGCCCGATCTCGCGAAGAAGGCCATCGAGACCATGAACGGCACCATGCTCGACGGCCGCGCCATCCGCGTGAACGAGGCCGAGGAGCGTCCGCGCGGCGGCGGCGGCGGCTTCGGCGGCCCGCGCAGCGATCGCGGAGGCGGCGGCTTCGGCGGCGGGGGAGGTGGTCGCGGCGGCGGCGGCTTCGGCGGCGGCGGCGGCGGCTTCGACGGCAGCCGCGGTCGCGGCGGTGGCCGTGGCGGTGGTGGCGGCGACTTCGGCGGCGGTCGCGGCGGCGGTGGCCGCGGCGCGCGCGGTCGCTGA
- a CDS encoding glycoside hydrolase family 75 protein gives MISASILMTTVSGCAAPTEDVGEDEAATTSLEETEPTSAAGPTGPTPAEVMAKLATCRKLNASRYAKDAGGAATIDVCGGPNGVVFFTADMDIDCDGKQSAVCNRNTDASYQPQTAGVDSKGKPLDAAALPFIVVPGVSSRWSYKSAGIKMGTVAAVIYDGKIEYGIVGDVGPQAIIGEASYAMAKRLGINPHPSYGGTSSGVTYVIFPDAKVTKNEDHAQAVRLGVERARHLVGE, from the coding sequence GTGATCTCGGCGAGCATCCTGATGACGACGGTCAGCGGGTGCGCGGCACCCACCGAGGACGTCGGCGAGGACGAGGCGGCGACGACCTCGCTCGAGGAGACCGAGCCGACCAGCGCGGCCGGTCCGACCGGTCCGACCCCGGCGGAGGTGATGGCGAAGCTCGCGACGTGCCGCAAGCTGAACGCGAGCCGCTACGCGAAGGACGCCGGCGGCGCGGCGACGATCGACGTCTGCGGAGGCCCGAACGGCGTCGTCTTCTTCACCGCCGACATGGACATCGACTGCGACGGCAAGCAGAGCGCGGTCTGCAACAGGAACACGGACGCCTCGTACCAGCCGCAGACGGCGGGCGTGGACTCGAAGGGCAAGCCGCTCGACGCGGCGGCGCTCCCGTTCATCGTCGTGCCCGGCGTGAGCTCGCGCTGGAGCTACAAGAGCGCGGGGATCAAGATGGGGACGGTCGCGGCCGTCATCTACGACGGCAAGATCGAGTACGGCATCGTCGGCGACGTCGGCCCGCAAGCGATCATCGGCGAGGCGTCGTACGCGATGGCGAAGCGCCTCGGGATCAACCCGCACCCGTCCTACGGCGGCACGTCGAGCGGCGTCACGTACGTCATCTTCCCCGACGCAAAGGTCACGAAGAACGAAGACCACGCCCAGGCGGTGCGCCTCGGCGTCGAGCGCGCTCGCCATCTCGTCGGCGAGTGA
- a CDS encoding serine/threonine protein kinase, with product MEDDGRTVAGIGVAPEPAAERTVRGGTPAGMEPREPRPSIAGIRRIGRGGMGVVWEAHEHRFERPVAIKVHADGGPERSKDELFAEAFVAAKIGDPGIVRVLDVGYTLDEQPYYAMELVAGTDLAVLLADGALSPRRAIDVAADIARAAAAAHEHGVIHRDLKPRNVIIDVSGRARVLDFGIALNVRAGDRFEGVVTGSPSYMAPEQALGQKMGPQTDIFAIGLVLYEMLTGTRAFTGATIPELLAAICTAEPEPPSARNPAVHEDLDTVVLRCLAKDPAERFTSARVLFETLRALAEGKSIDVTPLSMRRPSYTPKVLTPPPPDRPRREDAKKHLAWTWKLASSPQALWPYVANTERVNRAVGLTPVNFTDEPSPEGGAIRTGEMRVMGLALRWREYPFEWVKDREHSVFRWYSSGPVAALWNRVALEPLDGGGCELRHDVWMSPRGVIGQLAAFVETTKLGSAFDRFYRHLDEVLVAGNGADPFEEPHAPTPEVRAAVDRGSVKLRGEGFERTLVEKLALHLLFAPEASLRRMRPYELADTWGTDRGETLDLMIHAAHEHLLEPAWDVVCPKCMLAHETLRELAHVTRMGTCKACVRAFERDLRESVELVFEPHAALRAVDRATFCAGAPALRPHVLVQQVIDPGSERQVAVELPRGTYRVAGAVAGVPAELVASPVGFATNVVVLIQGDRIEARPAIVRAGEVTVEIRNLSEHEETLRVEVPGARADGVAASIAITHPSFRELYDEQLLARGELVPVSELAFVFVAMKDASALYEELGDAAACAELSRLDELVRATSREHEGTVVPSSLDTLVVAFPSAARAFKAALAVRREIAAAKLGGAIGVACHGGRCIALTRAGKAEFFGETLHRGQALIADCPPGGLALSASMTADRAVAVAVHESGLAMSVGKSGAGPYAGRRVTLLTSA from the coding sequence GTGGAAGACGACGGCCGGACGGTGGCGGGGATCGGCGTGGCCCCCGAGCCCGCGGCCGAGCGCACCGTCCGCGGCGGGACGCCGGCCGGGATGGAGCCGCGCGAGCCGAGGCCGAGCATCGCCGGCATTCGGCGGATCGGCCGCGGCGGCATGGGCGTCGTCTGGGAGGCGCACGAGCATCGCTTCGAGCGCCCCGTCGCGATCAAGGTCCACGCCGACGGCGGTCCCGAGCGGTCGAAGGACGAGCTGTTCGCGGAGGCGTTCGTCGCGGCGAAGATCGGCGATCCCGGCATCGTCCGCGTGCTCGACGTCGGCTACACGCTCGACGAGCAGCCGTACTACGCGATGGAGCTCGTCGCTGGGACCGACCTCGCGGTGCTCCTCGCCGACGGCGCGCTCTCGCCGCGCCGCGCGATCGACGTCGCCGCCGACATCGCGCGCGCGGCCGCCGCCGCGCACGAGCACGGCGTCATCCATCGTGACCTGAAGCCGCGCAACGTCATCATCGACGTGAGCGGGCGCGCGCGCGTGCTCGACTTCGGCATCGCGCTCAACGTGCGGGCGGGGGATCGCTTCGAGGGCGTCGTCACCGGCTCGCCGAGCTACATGGCGCCCGAGCAGGCGCTCGGTCAGAAGATGGGGCCGCAGACGGACATCTTCGCGATCGGCCTCGTCCTCTACGAGATGCTGACCGGCACGCGCGCCTTCACCGGCGCGACGATCCCGGAGCTCCTCGCCGCGATCTGCACCGCGGAGCCGGAGCCGCCGTCGGCGCGGAACCCGGCCGTGCACGAGGACCTCGACACCGTCGTCCTCCGCTGCCTCGCGAAGGACCCCGCCGAGCGCTTCACGAGCGCGCGCGTCCTCTTCGAGACGCTGCGCGCGCTCGCGGAGGGCAAGAGCATCGACGTCACGCCGCTCAGCATGCGGCGACCGTCGTACACGCCGAAGGTCCTCACGCCGCCGCCGCCCGATCGGCCGCGGCGCGAGGACGCGAAGAAGCACCTCGCGTGGACGTGGAAGCTCGCGTCGTCGCCGCAGGCGCTCTGGCCGTACGTCGCGAACACCGAGCGCGTGAACCGCGCGGTCGGCCTCACGCCGGTGAACTTCACCGACGAGCCGAGCCCGGAGGGCGGGGCGATCCGCACCGGCGAGATGCGGGTGATGGGCCTCGCGCTCCGCTGGCGCGAGTACCCGTTCGAGTGGGTGAAGGACCGCGAGCACTCCGTGTTCCGCTGGTACTCGAGCGGACCCGTCGCCGCGCTCTGGAACCGCGTCGCGCTCGAGCCGCTCGACGGCGGCGGCTGCGAGCTCCGTCACGACGTCTGGATGAGCCCGCGCGGCGTGATCGGGCAGCTCGCCGCCTTCGTCGAGACGACGAAGCTCGGGTCGGCGTTCGATCGCTTCTATCGCCACCTCGACGAGGTGCTCGTCGCCGGCAACGGCGCCGATCCGTTCGAGGAGCCGCACGCTCCGACGCCGGAGGTCCGCGCCGCGGTCGATCGCGGCTCTGTGAAGCTGCGCGGGGAGGGGTTCGAGCGGACGCTCGTCGAGAAGCTCGCGCTCCACCTCCTCTTCGCGCCCGAGGCCTCGCTCCGCCGCATGCGACCTTACGAGCTCGCCGACACGTGGGGGACCGATCGCGGCGAGACCCTCGACCTCATGATCCACGCCGCGCACGAGCACCTCCTCGAGCCGGCGTGGGACGTGGTGTGCCCGAAGTGCATGCTCGCGCACGAGACGCTGCGCGAGCTCGCGCACGTGACGCGGATGGGCACGTGCAAGGCGTGCGTCCGCGCGTTCGAGCGCGATCTGCGCGAGTCGGTGGAGCTCGTCTTCGAGCCGCACGCGGCGCTGCGCGCGGTGGACCGAGCGACGTTCTGCGCCGGCGCGCCCGCGCTCCGCCCGCACGTGCTCGTCCAGCAGGTCATCGATCCCGGGTCGGAGCGGCAGGTCGCGGTGGAGCTGCCGCGCGGCACGTACCGCGTCGCCGGCGCGGTCGCCGGTGTCCCCGCCGAGCTCGTGGCGAGCCCGGTCGGGTTCGCGACCAACGTGGTGGTCCTCATCCAGGGCGATCGGATCGAGGCGCGCCCCGCGATCGTCCGCGCGGGCGAGGTCACGGTCGAGATCCGCAACCTGAGCGAGCACGAGGAGACGCTCCGCGTCGAGGTGCCGGGCGCGCGCGCCGACGGCGTCGCGGCCTCGATCGCGATTACGCACCCGTCGTTCCGCGAGCTCTACGACGAGCAGCTCCTCGCGCGCGGCGAGCTCGTGCCGGTGAGCGAGCTCGCCTTCGTGTTCGTCGCGATGAAGGACGCGAGCGCGCTCTACGAGGAGCTCGGCGACGCGGCGGCGTGCGCGGAGCTCTCGCGCCTCGACGAGCTCGTGCGCGCGACGTCGCGCGAGCACGAGGGCACGGTGGTTCCGTCGTCGCTCGACACGCTCGTCGTCGCGTTCCCGAGCGCGGCGCGCGCGTTCAAGGCCGCGCTCGCCGTCCGGCGCGAGATCGCGGCCGCGAAGCTCGGCGGCGCGATCGGCGTCGCGTGCCACGGCGGCCGCTGCATCGCGCTGACGCGGGCGGGCAAGGCGGAGTTCTTCGGCGAGACGCTGCACCGCGGTCAGGCGCTGATCGCGGACTGCCCGCCGGGCGGCCTCGCGCTCAGCGCCTCGATGACGGCGGACCGCGCCGTCGCGGTCGCGGTGCACGAGTCGGGGCTCGCGATGTCGGTCGGCAAGTCGGGCGCGGGCCCCTACGCCGGCCGCCGCGTCACGCTCCTCACTTCGGCGTGA
- a CDS encoding ABC-F family ATP-binding cassette domain-containing protein gives MSVLAALDVDKAYGERVLLAKASLTIDEGERVGVVGRNGAGKSTFAKILAGVEPADGGTIALRRGARVAFLAQEPDLDGALSVRATVERGLDAWLDAKKRHDEITARIAAGEATDELLSDQLAAGAEVERLGGWDRTHEVERVLHHLGVGDLIERAAGQLSGGQRRRVALAQVLVGQPDVMILDEPTNHLDADTIDWLEKFLADEFRGAVLFVTHDRWLLDRIADRTIEVERGQVYAYEGGYAAYLEAKAERMAMAERTEKNRQNFLRTELEWLRRQPKARTTKQKARIERAEEAKGAKPVRDEGRVELGADVAEAGKSILDVRGFTMKMGERVLVRSLDLAMTSGERLGILGPNGAGKTTLMRAILAAAGDPDALGKHVTTEGTIGLGRRVRVGYLDQERASLDPDLSIFETVARAVPSVEKERVDPRSYLERFMFDSHAQRKKVGALSGGERARLALAQLLASAANLLLLDEPSNDLDTDTLSALEEFLSTYEGSLLVVTHDRYLLDRVTTGILSFEGDGRVTQYAGAYQAYAAARARAAAVPAKAPVAKPVEKPKPSGLSKNEQRELDGIMDQIDAAEQAALALEAELGAAYAPGAAAGAAVAVQSRLDEARAHAAKLTARWEQLEAKKSGA, from the coding sequence ATGAGCGTCCTCGCGGCCCTCGACGTCGACAAAGCCTACGGCGAGCGCGTGCTCCTCGCGAAGGCGTCGCTCACGATCGACGAGGGCGAACGCGTCGGCGTCGTCGGCAGGAACGGCGCGGGCAAGAGCACGTTCGCGAAGATCCTCGCCGGCGTGGAGCCCGCGGACGGCGGCACGATCGCGCTCCGTCGCGGCGCGCGCGTCGCGTTCCTCGCGCAGGAGCCGGACCTCGACGGCGCGCTCTCGGTCCGCGCGACGGTCGAGCGCGGCCTCGACGCGTGGCTCGACGCGAAGAAGCGGCACGACGAGATCACCGCCCGCATCGCGGCGGGCGAGGCGACCGACGAGCTCCTCTCCGATCAGCTCGCGGCCGGCGCCGAGGTCGAACGGCTCGGGGGGTGGGATCGCACGCACGAGGTCGAGCGCGTGCTCCATCACCTCGGGGTCGGGGACTTGATCGAGCGCGCGGCGGGCCAGCTCTCCGGCGGCCAGCGCCGTCGCGTCGCGCTCGCGCAGGTCCTCGTCGGTCAGCCCGACGTGATGATCCTCGACGAGCCGACCAACCACCTCGACGCCGACACGATCGACTGGCTCGAGAAGTTCCTCGCCGACGAGTTCCGCGGCGCGGTCCTCTTCGTCACGCACGATCGCTGGCTCCTCGACCGCATCGCCGACCGCACGATCGAGGTCGAGCGCGGGCAGGTCTACGCCTACGAGGGCGGCTACGCCGCGTACCTCGAGGCGAAGGCGGAGCGCATGGCGATGGCCGAGCGCACGGAGAAGAACCGCCAGAACTTCCTCCGCACCGAGCTCGAGTGGCTCCGCCGCCAGCCGAAGGCGCGCACGACGAAGCAGAAGGCGCGCATCGAACGCGCCGAAGAGGCGAAGGGCGCGAAGCCGGTCCGCGACGAGGGCCGCGTCGAGCTCGGCGCCGACGTCGCGGAGGCGGGCAAGAGCATCCTCGACGTGCGCGGCTTCACGATGAAGATGGGCGAGCGCGTCCTCGTTCGCAGCCTCGACCTCGCGATGACGAGCGGCGAGCGCCTCGGCATCCTCGGCCCGAACGGCGCGGGCAAGACCACGCTCATGCGCGCGATCCTCGCCGCCGCGGGCGATCCCGACGCGCTCGGCAAACACGTCACGACCGAGGGCACGATCGGCCTCGGCCGCCGCGTGCGCGTGGGCTACCTCGATCAGGAGCGCGCGTCGCTCGACCCGGACCTCTCGATCTTCGAGACCGTCGCGCGCGCGGTGCCGAGCGTCGAGAAGGAGCGGGTCGATCCGCGGAGCTACCTCGAGCGCTTCATGTTCGACTCGCACGCGCAGCGGAAGAAGGTCGGCGCGCTCTCGGGCGGCGAGCGCGCACGGCTCGCGCTCGCACAGCTCCTCGCCTCCGCCGCGAACCTGCTCCTCCTCGACGAGCCCTCGAACGACCTCGACACCGACACGCTCTCGGCGCTCGAGGAGTTCCTCTCCACCTACGAGGGCTCGCTCCTCGTCGTCACGCACGATCGCTACCTCCTCGATCGCGTGACGACCGGCATCCTCTCGTTCGAGGGCGACGGCCGCGTGACGCAATACGCCGGCGCGTACCAGGCCTACGCGGCGGCGCGCGCGCGAGCGGCGGCGGTCCCGGCGAAGGCGCCGGTCGCGAAGCCGGTCGAGAAGCCCAAGCCGTCCGGCCTCTCGAAGAACGAGCAGCGCGAGCTCGACGGCATCATGGACCAGATCGACGCGGCGGAGCAGGCGGCCCTTGCGCTCGAAGCGGAGCTCGGCGCAGCCTACGCCCCCGGCGCGGCGGCCGGCGCCGCCGTCGCGGTCCAGTCACGCCTCGACGAAGCGCGCGCCCACGCCGCGAAGCTCACCGCGCGCTGGGAGCAGCTCGAAGCGAAGAAGTCCGGCGCCTGA
- a CDS encoding VWA domain-containing protein → MRTSSVLAVMASVVAVACGGSMDRAPKSAAAPAAEPSGGAAYAPSESESASYAQPGYPAATPSPAAPPPAAGAPSPVVSASSAKEEARAADAPIAVSPRSEPRRLPQPGQLTAGIWDDNRNYEFWKPYALGFRRDNGGDFSMFTEQEMETARDAANAAQSPRGELDVQLVLDTTGSMGDELSYLQSEFDSIAARIKTRFPQMTPRWSLVLYRDKGDEYVTRQFDFTTDTNKFRADLRAQSASGGGDTPEAVVQGLDAGAKMSWRAQQSNVAKVAFWVADAPAHPGEGKQLASVVKNLKAKGVHVYPVASSDTDDAAEYQMRSAAQLTGGRYVFLTNDSGIGNAHAEPHIPCYAVTRLDSAILRSIETEMTGRRVEPSNEDVLRTVGKPDAQGKCKLSSGALVASF, encoded by the coding sequence ATGCGAACGAGCTCGGTCCTTGCGGTGATGGCGTCGGTGGTGGCGGTGGCGTGCGGCGGCTCGATGGATCGCGCGCCCAAGTCTGCGGCGGCGCCCGCGGCCGAGCCCTCCGGCGGCGCCGCGTACGCGCCGTCGGAGTCGGAGTCCGCGAGCTACGCGCAGCCCGGCTACCCCGCCGCGACGCCCTCTCCCGCCGCTCCGCCGCCCGCCGCCGGCGCGCCTTCGCCCGTCGTCTCGGCGAGCTCCGCGAAGGAAGAGGCGCGCGCGGCCGACGCGCCGATCGCAGTGTCGCCGCGGTCCGAGCCGCGCCGCCTCCCGCAGCCCGGCCAGCTCACCGCCGGCATCTGGGACGACAACCGTAACTACGAGTTCTGGAAGCCCTACGCCCTCGGCTTCCGGCGCGACAACGGCGGCGACTTCTCGATGTTCACGGAGCAGGAGATGGAGACCGCGCGCGACGCCGCGAACGCGGCGCAGTCGCCGCGCGGCGAGCTCGACGTGCAGCTCGTGCTCGACACGACCGGCAGCATGGGCGACGAGCTCTCGTACCTGCAGAGCGAGTTCGACTCGATCGCGGCGCGGATCAAGACGCGCTTTCCGCAGATGACCCCGCGCTGGAGCCTCGTCCTCTATCGCGACAAGGGCGACGAATACGTGACGCGGCAGTTCGACTTCACGACCGACACGAACAAGTTCCGCGCCGACCTCCGCGCGCAGTCGGCGTCCGGCGGCGGCGACACGCCCGAGGCGGTGGTGCAGGGCCTCGACGCCGGCGCGAAGATGAGCTGGCGCGCGCAGCAGAGCAACGTCGCGAAGGTCGCGTTCTGGGTCGCCGACGCGCCCGCGCATCCGGGGGAGGGGAAGCAGCTCGCGAGCGTCGTCAAGAACCTCAAGGCGAAGGGCGTCCACGTCTACCCGGTCGCGTCGAGCGACACCGACGACGCGGCCGAGTACCAGATGCGCAGCGCCGCGCAGCTGACCGGCGGCCGCTACGTGTTCCTCACGAACGACTCGGGCATCGGCAACGCGCACGCGGAGCCGCACATCCCGTGTTACGCGGTCACGCGCCTCGACAGCGCGATCCTGCGCTCGATCGAGACGGAGATGACGGGCCGCCGCGTGGAGCCGTCGAACGAGGACGTCCTCCGCACCGTCGGCAAGCCCGACGCGCAGGGCAAGTGCAAGCTCTCGAGCGGCGCGCTCGTCGCGAGCTTCTAG
- a CDS encoding YdcF family protein, with protein sequence MIFVALATPWRRPRRPARWKRQRLFAALGLATLYLFSTDLVGNWLFRRLEQQAVSTYRPDEVYDAVVLLGGVGDERVEAETGELAWNDSVERLITTHRVLAEGRARFAILSGGSLDPALVDHTEARMLARQLARWGIAPSRLIVEEQARNTRENAVYSKRIVEERAFTKVLVVTSAFHMRRSEECFAAVGLPVDTLATDFRAHGWPPDSWLPRASSFQMSTAALRETFGLYIYRARGYARAANR encoded by the coding sequence ATGATCTTCGTCGCGCTCGCGACGCCGTGGCGGCGTCCGCGCCGCCCTGCCCGCTGGAAGCGGCAGCGGCTCTTCGCGGCGCTCGGCCTCGCGACGCTGTACCTGTTCTCGACCGACCTCGTCGGCAACTGGCTCTTCCGCCGCCTCGAGCAGCAAGCGGTGTCGACCTACCGCCCGGACGAGGTCTACGACGCGGTCGTCCTCCTCGGCGGCGTGGGCGACGAGCGCGTCGAGGCCGAGACCGGCGAGCTCGCCTGGAACGACAGCGTCGAGCGCCTCATCACCACCCATCGCGTCCTCGCGGAGGGCCGCGCCCGCTTCGCGATCCTCTCCGGCGGCTCGCTCGATCCCGCGCTTGTCGACCACACCGAGGCGCGGATGCTCGCGCGCCAGCTCGCGCGCTGGGGGATCGCGCCGTCGCGGCTCATCGTCGAGGAGCAAGCCAGGAACACGCGTGAGAACGCGGTCTACTCGAAGCGGATCGTGGAGGAGCGCGCGTTCACGAAGGTGCTCGTCGTCACGAGCGCGTTCCACATGCGCCGCTCGGAGGAGTGCTTCGCCGCGGTGGGGCTCCCGGTCGACACGCTCGCGACGGACTTCCGGGCCCACGGGTGGCCGCCGGACTCGTGGCTCCCGCGCGCGTCGTCGTTCCAGATGTCGACCGCCGCGCTCCGCGAGACGTTTGGACTCTACATCTATCGCGCGCGGGGTTACGCGCGCGCGGCGAACAGGTAG
- a CDS encoding dienelactone hydrolase family protein: MLLSRRQILLAAPLATLACTRKETPPPPPKPAWPRTTTHAGVEMIELFPRDADERSPLVVLVHGLGDRPQHWVEGLKAFPAQAHLVLPRAFTPHGGGFSWFRFEDGMTDEQFGAAVGEAEAKLWPALLEVAAGRRMVVTGFSQGGILSYAMASRHPDVVLRAVPVSGACPGPLLPKNKSKAAPVVALHGTTDTVLEIKWDRETIAAFKAEGNDAELKEYEGVGHTITPEMRADWHDALVTGVRTMKEAPVTPK; the protein is encoded by the coding sequence GTGCTCCTTTCGCGACGTCAGATCCTGCTCGCCGCCCCGCTCGCGACCCTCGCGTGCACGCGCAAAGAGACGCCGCCGCCTCCGCCGAAGCCGGCGTGGCCGCGGACGACGACCCACGCCGGCGTCGAGATGATCGAGCTCTTCCCGCGCGACGCGGACGAGCGATCGCCGCTCGTGGTCCTCGTCCACGGCCTCGGCGATCGGCCTCAGCACTGGGTCGAGGGCCTGAAGGCCTTCCCCGCCCAGGCGCACCTCGTCCTCCCGCGCGCGTTCACCCCGCACGGCGGCGGCTTCTCGTGGTTCCGCTTCGAGGACGGGATGACGGACGAGCAGTTCGGCGCCGCCGTCGGCGAGGCGGAGGCGAAGCTGTGGCCCGCGCTCCTCGAGGTCGCGGCCGGACGGCGGATGGTCGTCACCGGCTTCTCGCAAGGCGGCATCCTCTCGTACGCGATGGCGTCGCGTCACCCCGACGTCGTCCTGCGCGCGGTGCCGGTCTCGGGCGCGTGCCCCGGACCGCTCCTCCCGAAGAACAAATCGAAGGCCGCGCCCGTCGTCGCGCTCCACGGCACGACCGACACCGTCCTCGAGATCAAGTGGGACCGCGAGACCATCGCCGCGTTCAAGGCGGAGGGGAACGACGCCGAGCTCAAGGAGTACGAGGGCGTCGGCCACACCATCACGCCAGAGATGCGCGCCGACTGGCACGACGCGCTCGTCACCGGCGTTCGCACGATGAAGGAAGCGCCCGTCACGCCGAAGTGA